A genomic window from Microbacterium sp. H1-D42 includes:
- a CDS encoding cell division protein CrgA: MARSRVPEEPVERPEGTDDAPNAVWFKPVMVGFMLLGLAWILVYYISGSKYPIPGLDAWNLGIGLGIALIGFLMTTRWR, encoded by the coding sequence CGAAGAACCCGTCGAGCGCCCCGAGGGCACTGATGACGCACCCAACGCCGTGTGGTTCAAGCCCGTCATGGTCGGCTTCATGCTGCTCGGACTGGCCTGGATCCTGGTCTACTACATCTCGGGCTCGAAGTACCCGATCCCCGGGCTCGACGCCTGGAACCTCGGCATCGGCCTCGGCATCGCGCTGATCGGCTTCCTTATGACCACCCGCTGGCGCTGA